A genomic segment from Candidatus Poribacteria bacterium encodes:
- a CDS encoding TonB-dependent receptor: MKKVFYLFFLIGLSLLMIWVPRAGAENQSDEEVVTMEEITVTATRAEKDPFKTPNTITVLNLKQLERTNADIASNLLRDAVGVMAQQTTVGQGSPLLRGLTGYQTLIQIDWVRLNNSTFRSGPNQYTATLAPETLGRAEVLLGSSSTLYGSGAMGGVINMFTKEVPLDPSQETWEIYPRLLARYSTATQEQLGRLEVTGNQGRFGFIVGSGMRSYGDVNPGSGYDLHYKNRKFEIVNEKPSGVKLFNKMPATPPDRWLIDNEGPLGWEAYDADAKIAYQLNDISTINIAYQMWRQPQTPRYDKMAPREFDEFCFEPQNRDLIYANYIINPIKAGIDTFRLTTSYHRQKEGRNELKLGSTSRRQRYDTVNTIGLSAQAISTILPRQRLVGGGEFYLDMLQSQTIKTDLKTKKEDINDDVGRFINGSQFWDASLYLQDEIMLHDRVELTLGGRATFYQTNADLSVRDPAFDVFSKFDSSVTGSAGVVVGLTEYLNFVSSFGTAFRAPSLNDTTAVEVTNEGVTAPSPDLRPETSWTAEVGFKAQHSYFRGALTLFYSRVNGLVARKPVQEAYQEKGEPIPQLHQDLIKQYKDIDVLVFDNVDEAQFQGVELAGLVPIQSTWSVFGNVALIRGEVLTINGVAPDPSKPWEARTRREPPLNGIIGVQWEPVNTPYWAMFFVRGAAEQRRLNRSDIRDPRIQGTTRDPAEVQFDANGYALDAGTPGWWTLNLRGGIRLFDYTRLTLSLDNLLDKRYRPHGSGINAPGFNVSLSLDNRF, translated from the coding sequence ATGAAAAAAGTATTTTATCTTTTTTTTCTTATAGGTTTAAGTTTGTTGATGATTTGGGTGCCACGCGCAGGTGCGGAAAACCAAAGCGACGAAGAAGTTGTCACGATGGAGGAGATAACGGTTACGGCTACACGCGCCGAGAAGGACCCTTTCAAAACACCTAATACAATCACTGTCCTCAACTTAAAGCAGTTAGAGCGAACCAATGCGGACATCGCGTCTAACCTGCTGCGTGACGCGGTCGGTGTTATGGCACAGCAGACGACAGTCGGGCAAGGTTCTCCTTTACTCAGGGGCTTAACGGGTTACCAGACGTTGATACAGATTGATTGGGTACGTCTCAATAATTCAACATTTCGCTCAGGACCAAACCAGTACACAGCAACTCTTGCACCGGAAACCTTAGGGCGAGCAGAGGTATTGCTCGGTTCAAGTTCTACGTTATATGGAAGCGGTGCCATGGGCGGTGTTATCAACATGTTTACGAAAGAGGTGCCCCTCGATCCATCGCAGGAAACTTGGGAAATCTATCCGCGGCTACTTGCTCGCTATTCTACAGCTACACAGGAGCAGCTTGGTAGGTTAGAGGTCACAGGAAATCAAGGACGATTTGGATTTATCGTTGGTAGTGGTATGCGATCCTACGGTGATGTAAACCCTGGAAGCGGGTACGATCTCCACTACAAAAATCGGAAGTTTGAAATAGTCAACGAAAAACCAAGCGGCGTGAAACTCTTTAATAAGATGCCGGCGACACCCCCGGACAGATGGCTCATTGATAACGAGGGACCATTGGGATGGGAAGCCTACGATGCCGATGCAAAAATCGCTTACCAACTCAACGATATCAGTACGATAAATATTGCCTATCAGATGTGGCGACAGCCGCAAACACCTCGCTATGATAAAATGGCACCCAGAGAGTTTGACGAATTCTGTTTTGAGCCACAAAATCGGGACCTCATTTACGCCAACTACATAATTAATCCGATAAAAGCGGGCATTGATACCTTCCGTCTGACAACTTCTTATCATCGTCAAAAAGAGGGGCGAAACGAGTTAAAACTTGGATCGACATCTCGACGGCAGCGATATGATACGGTTAACACCATCGGCCTAAGCGCACAAGCGATTAGCACAATCCTTCCGCGTCAACGCTTGGTCGGTGGTGGTGAATTTTACTTGGACATGTTGCAGAGTCAGACCATCAAAACCGACCTTAAAACTAAAAAAGAAGATATTAACGATGACGTTGGACGCTTCATTAACGGTTCTCAATTCTGGGATGCCAGTCTCTATCTTCAAGATGAAATTATGTTGCATGACCGAGTAGAACTCACCCTTGGCGGTCGCGCAACGTTTTATCAAACCAATGCAGACCTCTCCGTCCGAGATCCGGCTTTTGATGTCTTCAGTAAATTCGACAGCAGTGTGACGGGAAGTGCGGGTGTGGTGGTTGGTTTAACAGAATACCTGAACTTTGTCAGTAGTTTTGGAACAGCCTTCCGCGCCCCCTCTCTGAATGACACAACGGCGGTAGAAGTCACCAATGAAGGTGTTACGGCACCGAGTCCTGATCTGAGACCGGAAACTTCGTGGACAGCTGAAGTTGGATTCAAGGCACAACATTCCTACTTCCGGGGTGCTTTAACGCTCTTCTACAGCAGGGTTAACGGTTTAGTTGCGCGCAAACCTGTTCAAGAGGCATACCAAGAGAAAGGTGAACCGATACCTCAGCTCCACCAAGACCTAATCAAACAGTACAAAGATATTGACGTACTCGTCTTTGATAATGTTGATGAGGCACAGTTTCAGGGCGTTGAATTAGCCGGACTTGTCCCGATTCAATCTACTTGGTCGGTTTTTGGGAATGTGGCATTGATACGTGGGGAGGTACTCACGATTAATGGCGTAGCACCGGATCCGAGTAAACCTTGGGAAGCACGCACGCGTAGAGAGCCGCCGTTAAACGGCATCATTGGGGTCCAGTGGGAACCCGTAAATACCCCGTATTGGGCGATGTTCTTTGTGCGCGGTGCAGCCGAACAGAGACGGTTGAACAGAAGCGATATCCGCGACCCACGTATCCAAGGGACAACGCGCGATCCAGCGGAGGTTCAGTTCGACGCTAACGGCTACGCTTTAGATGCTGGCACCCCCGGATGGTGGACGCTCAACCTCCGCGGCGGGATTAGACTCTTTGATTATACGCGTTTGACACTCTCGCTTGATAATCTACTTGATAAGCGGTATCGTCCGCACGGTTCGGGTATAAATGCACCGGGTTTCAATGTGAGTCTAAGCTTGGACAATCGGTTTTAA
- the coaD gene encoding pantetheine-phosphate adenylyltransferase, which produces MPKKIAIFPASFDPVTNGHVDLIDRICNLDIFDELIVAIGVNPAKPARFTLEERTEMLEIVIGSYPQAKIDGYTGLTVHYAQRREACAIIRGLREISDFEWEFKMARMNQQIAPDIDTLFMMANTQYAHISSTLVMEVVEMAQRKVSEEKLREMVPEIVVEFIKKKFEIL; this is translated from the coding sequence ATGCCGAAGAAAATCGCCATCTTTCCAGCCAGCTTCGACCCCGTCACCAACGGGCATGTCGACCTCATTGATCGGATTTGCAACCTTGATATTTTTGACGAACTCATTGTTGCTATCGGCGTTAACCCCGCCAAACCGGCGCGTTTCACGCTTGAGGAGCGCACCGAGATGCTTGAAATTGTCATTGGATCGTATCCGCAAGCCAAGATTGATGGCTATACTGGACTAACGGTGCATTACGCGCAGAGACGCGAGGCATGCGCTATCATCCGTGGGCTACGTGAAATTTCTGACTTTGAGTGGGAGTTTAAAATGGCACGGATGAATCAGCAGATTGCCCCGGATATTGATACGCTCTTCATGATGGCAAATACCCAGTACGCACACATCAGTTCAACACTCGTAATGGAAGTTGTAGAAATGGCGCAACGGAAGGTTAGTGAGGAAAAATTACGGGAGATGGTACCAGAAATCGTAGTTGAATTTATCAAGAAAAAATTTGAGATCCTGTAA
- a CDS encoding M12 family metallo-peptidase produces MTRFINIFLYVSFLLLAIGFAGHYISTGDLSSRRFAQPPEKPIPLAEFNHRSRIYDIAFSPADVSLVASTNVNNSIKLWNLKKLSEPQAVLNGHTDVVKSIVFSPSGELLASAGLDGEVILWDIASAAKISSFKATCLAIAISPNGHVLATAGHHLQLWDIRNPKKITKMSTLPHDESTTDHTWIWTVDFSPDGKWLAYGDEAGNLKVWDVERQQFTHSEKIFSDKIFSVQFSTDMRYFIAASFYDHALWRLPAWELHGKVLGEALNLDVAFSPHGNIYATSDLGGLILRSIVSGERITSISLGDSKKATWSVAFSSDGNILAGGGRDETLRLWDVSAQQLARMDTTQQDMVRLIYFLSRESAPQRGIPDKLDRLIKQAQHFYAAQMDNNGFGAKTFTFETDAQGKAKVFLVIAEHPDAYYDEDTTIKIRSEIFDKFNPSKNVLLVAVDIQSGIFHKKQKGNIRTIGQGNTTTSVYSENLKRALHGGRAFVSAAPKDLHWDTIAHELGHAFGLAHDFRGSNPRIMSYASGRSKLSKCATEWLDKSRFFNLNRPFFDQPATLEMPSLPDVSGSTSFLFDIEDEDGVHQVQLIVPTTPDDPVTKEGFKLHSCQRLNGRQKATVAFELERTFPKKITLQMIDIHGNIVWRTFDISKNSTK; encoded by the coding sequence ATGACGAGATTCATAAACATATTCCTCTATGTATCGTTCTTACTCCTCGCTATTGGCTTCGCAGGTCACTATATTTCAACCGGAGATTTATCATCTCGGAGATTTGCACAACCGCCAGAAAAACCGATACCCCTTGCTGAGTTTAATCACAGATCTCGTATTTACGATATCGCGTTTTCACCTGCAGATGTTTCTCTTGTAGCAAGTACCAACGTTAACAACTCGATAAAATTGTGGAATTTAAAAAAACTATCGGAACCCCAAGCAGTCCTCAACGGACACACTGATGTCGTTAAATCAATCGTGTTTTCACCGAGTGGGGAACTGCTCGCAAGTGCAGGTTTAGATGGCGAAGTTATACTGTGGGATATCGCTTCAGCAGCAAAAATCAGCTCCTTTAAGGCGACCTGCTTAGCAATCGCTATCTCGCCGAATGGGCATGTCTTAGCGACTGCGGGACATCACTTGCAGCTTTGGGATATCCGCAATCCTAAGAAGATAACAAAGATGAGTACGCTCCCGCATGACGAATCTACGACAGACCACACTTGGATATGGACGGTTGATTTTTCACCTGATGGAAAATGGCTGGCATACGGAGATGAGGCTGGCAATCTCAAGGTTTGGGATGTAGAACGTCAACAATTTACGCACTCCGAGAAAATCTTTTCAGATAAAATATTCTCTGTCCAATTTTCAACAGACATGCGTTACTTTATAGCTGCTTCATTCTACGATCACGCTTTATGGCGTTTGCCAGCATGGGAACTTCACGGAAAGGTGCTGGGTGAAGCCTTAAACTTAGATGTTGCGTTTTCCCCTCATGGAAACATATATGCAACTTCTGATCTCGGTGGTCTAATCCTGCGATCCATAGTGAGCGGAGAACGGATCACTTCGATTTCGCTTGGAGATTCAAAAAAAGCAACGTGGTCAGTTGCCTTTTCATCCGATGGCAATATACTTGCGGGTGGGGGTAGAGATGAAACGCTTCGGCTGTGGGATGTTTCAGCGCAGCAATTAGCAAGGATGGACACGACTCAACAAGACATGGTTAGGCTTATCTATTTTTTGTCGAGGGAATCTGCACCGCAGCGCGGAATTCCTGATAAATTGGATAGATTGATAAAACAAGCACAACATTTTTACGCCGCTCAGATGGACAATAACGGGTTCGGGGCGAAGACCTTTACGTTTGAAACCGATGCCCAAGGGAAAGCCAAAGTATTTTTGGTCATCGCGGAACACCCAGACGCGTATTACGATGAAGATACGACTATAAAGATCAGATCGGAAATTTTCGACAAATTTAATCCTTCAAAGAACGTTTTGCTTGTGGCCGTAGATATACAGAGCGGTATTTTTCACAAAAAGCAAAAAGGGAATATCAGGACGATTGGGCAAGGCAATACTACGACCTCCGTCTATAGCGAGAACTTAAAAAGGGCACTCCATGGCGGACGCGCTTTCGTTTCCGCCGCTCCTAAGGATTTACATTGGGATACGATTGCGCATGAACTCGGGCACGCGTTTGGCTTGGCACACGATTTTCGTGGAAGTAACCCCAGAATCATGTCATACGCAAGCGGAAGATCCAAGTTATCTAAATGTGCCACTGAATGGCTGGATAAAAGCCGATTTTTTAACCTCAATCGTCCCTTCTTTGATCAGCCAGCCACCCTTGAGATGCCCTCGCTTCCAGATGTATCTGGTTCAACCTCCTTCTTATTTGATATTGAAGATGAAGATGGGGTTCATCAAGTCCAGTTGATCGTGCCAACAACACCTGACGATCCTGTCACAAAAGAGGGTTTCAAGCTGCACAGTTGTCAGCGATTAAATGGGAGGCAAAAGGCTACGGTTGCGTTTGAGTTGGAGAGAACCTTTCCTAAGAAAATTACGCTCCAGATGATAGATATACACGGAAATATTGTATGGAGAACATTTGACATCAGTAAAAATTCAACAAAATGA